One region of Miscanthus floridulus cultivar M001 chromosome 19, ASM1932011v1, whole genome shotgun sequence genomic DNA includes:
- the LOC136527657 gene encoding uncharacterized protein isoform X1, whose product MASEEVLHKVQNLIERCLQMYMDQKEVVYALSHHSKIEPCITELVWRQLEQQNPLFFKAYYMRLKLKNQIVVINKLLQDQFAAMNKDFSSGIPSMCLPNGSNSNLLKQNPCFLPETAPGSAMPDGIMHNGSSSGIINGPPSGNQLLNASKDLHGLHNGINASASLQSDQNATAVLEYGVDNETSATIKTESCYSSNADFAFCGNTFLESCQSIGDASGGGSFSSSELNGQPLNDSILDMESSSFSFLNQMPQNFIFSDLADDFNQSAEITPFLTPETNFSDSTGGDHTG is encoded by the exons ATGGCGAGCGAGGAAGTACTCCATAAG GTCCAGAATCTTATAGAGCGCTGCCTTCAGATGTACATGGACCAGAAAGAAGTGGTTTATGCCCTCTCTCACCACTCAAAGATAGAGCCTTGCATTACTGAACTTG tttggCGACAACTTGAGCAACAAAATCCTTTGTTTTTCAAGGCATACTATATGAGGCTAAAGCTTAAGAATCAAATCGTGGTCATCAACAAGCTTCTTCAGGATCAGTTCGCGGCTATGAATAAAGATTTTTCTTCAGGGATCCCTTCTATGTGTCTTCCTAATGGCTCTAACTCCAACCTAT TGAAGCAAAATCCATGCTTTTTGCCAGAGACTGCTCCTGGATCTGCAATGCCAGATGGTATAATGCACAATGGAAGTTCAAGTGGTATAATAAATGGCCCACCATCTGGCAATCAATTGCTTAATGCTAGTAAAGACTTGCACGGTCTTCATAATGGAATAAATGCTTCAGCTAGTCTACAGTCAGACCAGAATGCAACTGCTGTGCTGGAGTATGGTGTAGACaatgagactagtgcaacaataaAGACTGAGTCTTGCTATTCGAGTAATGCTGATTTTGCTTTCTGTGGGAATACTTTCCTGGAATCATGCCAGTCAATAGGTGATGCATCTGGTGGTGGATCTTTTAGTAGCTCAGAGTTGAATGGGCAACCACTGAATGATTCGATCTTGGATATGGAATCATCATCATTTAGCTTCTTGAACCAAATGCCCCAAAACTTCATCTTTTCAGACTTGGCAGACGATTTCAACCAAAGTGCAG aaaTAACACCATTTCTCACTCCTGAAACAAATTTCTCCGATTCGACAGGGGGAGACCATACAG GTTGA
- the LOC136527657 gene encoding uncharacterized protein isoform X2, which translates to MASEEVLHKVQNLIERCLQMYMDQKEVVYALSHHSKIEPCITELVWRQLEQQNPLFFKAYYMRLKLKNQIVVINKLLQDQFAAMNKDFSSGIPSMCLPNGSNSNLLKQNPCFLPETAPGSAMPDGIMHNGSSSGIINGPPSGNQLLNASKDLHGLHNGINASASLQSDQNATAVLEYGVDNETSATIKTESCYSSNADFAFCGNTFLESCQSIGDASGGGSFSSSELNGQPLNDSILDMESSSFSFLNQMPQNFIFSDLADDFNQSAG; encoded by the exons ATGGCGAGCGAGGAAGTACTCCATAAG GTCCAGAATCTTATAGAGCGCTGCCTTCAGATGTACATGGACCAGAAAGAAGTGGTTTATGCCCTCTCTCACCACTCAAAGATAGAGCCTTGCATTACTGAACTTG tttggCGACAACTTGAGCAACAAAATCCTTTGTTTTTCAAGGCATACTATATGAGGCTAAAGCTTAAGAATCAAATCGTGGTCATCAACAAGCTTCTTCAGGATCAGTTCGCGGCTATGAATAAAGATTTTTCTTCAGGGATCCCTTCTATGTGTCTTCCTAATGGCTCTAACTCCAACCTAT TGAAGCAAAATCCATGCTTTTTGCCAGAGACTGCTCCTGGATCTGCAATGCCAGATGGTATAATGCACAATGGAAGTTCAAGTGGTATAATAAATGGCCCACCATCTGGCAATCAATTGCTTAATGCTAGTAAAGACTTGCACGGTCTTCATAATGGAATAAATGCTTCAGCTAGTCTACAGTCAGACCAGAATGCAACTGCTGTGCTGGAGTATGGTGTAGACaatgagactagtgcaacaataaAGACTGAGTCTTGCTATTCGAGTAATGCTGATTTTGCTTTCTGTGGGAATACTTTCCTGGAATCATGCCAGTCAATAGGTGATGCATCTGGTGGTGGATCTTTTAGTAGCTCAGAGTTGAATGGGCAACCACTGAATGATTCGATCTTGGATATGGAATCATCATCATTTAGCTTCTTGAACCAAATGCCCCAAAACTTCATCTTTTCAGACTTGGCAGACGATTTCAACCAAAGTGCAG GTTGA
- the LOC136528928 gene encoding pentatricopeptide repeat-containing protein At1g74600, chloroplastic-like: MAVWDVVSLNRMITGFIRDGISNRALVVYKWMVASGFRETPHTFSAILGACNSCEGLQLHGRILALGLCSNPFVRSALVNLYMHVEMPCAALLLYNEMPLQSTVMSNVVLGGLCNLKLAEDLLWSLLDMRRHGLELNGLSYCYAMKVCYQDEEWLEQGRQLHGVVLKAGWVPSNIFLSNSLVDLYSATGDLVDAKNSLDAIPSEDVISWNSIVSVCASKGRIKEATDYLRQMLWHGKMPSVRSFVGLFASSGQTGDLRVGAQMHGIALKLGFSWSSAHVQTALIDMYGKCCSFDCSLSVFNEIPSLALECCNSTITSSIRSKVFHSSLEVLYCMTVEGVMPDNVTLSATLKAISLSASPSLISCQMLHSWVFKLGFETDMAVCSSLISAYARAGQVNSSHLIFESLRDPNVVCFTSMISTCARYGDGAKGVELFNEMVSRGLKPDDVTFLCAIAGCDQAGLIEEGRLVIELMRATRELGPDERHFACMVNLLGRDGFVEEAMRMMEHLPLRHYTKAWSSLIQSCKSHGENALGKRAAHMLIDVGRKDAATNLQVSKYFYEIGDGENASRIKAMASGQQAKESGHSSVEISHGI, from the coding sequence ATGGCAGTGTGGGATGTCGTTTCTTTGAACCGTATGATCACTGGGTTCATTCGAGACGGTATCAGCAATCGAGCTCTTGTAGTTTACAAGTGGATGGTTGCTTCAGGCTTCAGAGAGACCCCTCATACCTTCTCTGCAATCCTCGGTGCGTGCAACAGCTGCGAGGGACTGCAACTGCATGGCCGGATACTGGCCTTGGGCCTGTGCTCCAACCCATTTGTCAGGTCTGCGTTGGTCAATCTGTATATGCACGTTGAAATGCCTTGTGCTGCCCTCTTGCTGTACAATGAGATGCCATTGCAGAGCACAGTCATGTCCAATGTGGTTCTGGGTGGTTTGTGCAACCTGAAGTTGGCCGAGGACCTCCTTTGGTCCTTGCTAGACATGAGACGGCATGGTTTGGAGTTGAATGGTCTTTCCTACTGTTACGCGATGAAAGTATGCTATCAAGATGAAGAATGGCTGGAACAAGGCAGGCAGCTTCATGGAGTGGTTCTCAAGGCAGGGTGGGTTCCGTCAAATATTTTCCTGTCAAACTCGCTTGTGGATCTTTACTCAGCAACCGGAGACTTAGTGGATGCTAAGAATTCACTGGATGCTATCCCTTCCGAGGATGTCATCTCATGGAACTCAATTGTTTCTGTTTGTGCAAGCAAAGGACGTATAAAGGAAGCAACTGATTACTTGAGACAGATGCTTTGGCATGGCAAGATGCCCTCAGTCCGCTCCTTTGTTGGGCTCTTTGCTTCGTCTGGTCAGACTGGAGACCTTCGAGTTGGGGCGCAGATGCATGGTATTGCTCTTAAGCTTGGATTCAGTTGGAGTAGTGCGCATGTGCAAACTGCACTCATTGACATGTATGGAAAGTGCTGCTCTTTTGATTGTTCCTTGTCAGTCTTTAATGAAATCCCAAGCCTTGCACTGGAGTGCTGTAATTCAACAATTACATCATCAATTCGCAGCAAGGTTTTTCACTCCTCACTGGAGGTCTTGTACTGTATGACTGTAGAGGGAGTTATGCCTGATAACGTGACTCTCTCTGCAACCCTGAAGGCCATATCTTTGTCAGCTTCGCCAAGTTTAATCAGTTGCCAGATGCTGCATTCCTGGGTCTTCAAGCTGGGCTTTGAAACAGACATGGCTGTGTGCTCCTCCTTGATCAGCGCATATGCTCGAGCTGGTCAGGTGAACAGTTCCCACCTGATATTCGAAAGCTTGCGGGATCCAAACGTTGTTTGCTTCACTTCAATGATATCTACATGTGCTCGATACGGAGATGGCGCAAAAGGAGTGGAGCTGTTCAATGAGATGGTTTCCAGGGGCCTCAAGCCTGACGACGTCACCTTCCTGTGCGCAATCGCAGGGTGTGACCAGGCAGGATTGATCGAAGAAGGCAGGCTGGTGATTGAGCTCATGAGAGCGACCCGCGAGCTGGGTCCTGACGAGAGGCACTTCGCTTGCATGGTTAACCTTCTCGGCCGAGACGGTTTTGTGGAGGAGGCAATGAGGATGATGGAACACTTGCCGCTACGGCACTACACCAAGGCGTGGAGCTCGCTCATTCAGAGCTGCAAGTCACATGGTGAAAATGCGCTGGGAAAGAGAGCTGCACATATGCTGATAGATGTGGGCCGAAAGGACGCAGCCACCAACTTGCAGGTATCGAAATACTTTTATGAGATTGGGGACGGCGAAAATGCCTCGAGGATTAAAGCCATGGCAAGTGGGCAACAAGCGAAGGAGAGCGGTCACAGCTCGGTTGAGATCAGTCATGGAATCTAG
- the LOC136529358 gene encoding pentatricopeptide repeat-containing protein At4g21065-like: protein MPASPWPTPRSVRQASQLHAVLTTSGRIAHRPSAEHLLNSLTNCLSAPRHLRYVLSLFDRLPHPTTFLHDTALRACLQASAGADYPVLLLRRMRRGGVRTSAFTFHFVFRCCGAGAGAGLCRMLHAACLRTMLPSAARIVANPLIHMYASLGLTDDARRAFDEMPVKDAVVWATVIGGLVRWGLLDEARRLLMQAPERNVVSWTSLIAGYSRAGRPADAVYCFNCMLSDGVEPDEVAVIGALSACSKLKNLDLGRLLHLLVGKKRIRMTDNLVVALIDMYAKCGDIAQAQAVFDAVGRGQKPEPWNAIIDGYCKLGHVDIARSLFDQMGARDVITFNSMITGYIHSGRLRDALQLFMQMRRHGMRADNFTVVTLLTACASLGALPQGRALHASIEQRIVEEDVYLGTALVDMYMKCGRVDEATAVFHRMGERDIHTWSAMITGLAFNGMGKDALESFRQMKRDGFLPTSVTYIAVLTACSHSSLLNEGRLHFNEMRSLHKLHPQVEHYGCMIDLLARSGLLDEAMHLVQTMPMQPNAVIWGSILSACRVHKNIDLARHAAEHLLKLAPEEDAVYVQLYNIYIDSRQWVDAKRIRMLMEEQGVKKTAGYSSITVAGQVHKFVVNDQSHPRTLEIITMMEEIARRLKSAGYSPATSMIAVDVDEEEKEQALLAHSEKIAIAFGLISLPPNLPIHIMKNLRVCEDCHSAIKLISQLWNREIIVRDRSRFHHFRDGACSCNDFW, encoded by the coding sequence ATGCCGGCGTCGCCATGGCCGACCCCTCGCTCCGTGCGACAAGCGTCCCAGCTCCACGCCGTCCTCACCACGTCCGGCCGCATTGCCCACCGTCCCTCCGCCGAGCACCTCCTCAACTCGCTCACCAACTGCCTCTCGGCCCCGCGCCACCTGCGCTACGTGCTAAGCCTGTTCGACCGATTGCCGCACCCCACCACTTTCCTCCACGACACCGCCCTCCGCGCCTGCCTCCAGGCTTCCGCCGGCGCAGACTAtcccgtcctcctcctccgccgcatgCGCCGCGGGGGCGTCCGCACGAGCGCCTTCACGTTCCACTTCGTCTTCCGGTgctgcggcgccggcgccggcgccgggctCTGCCGGATGCTGCACGCCGCGTGCCTCCGGACCATGCTCCCCTCCGCCGCGCGGATCGTGGCGAATCCCCTCATCCACATGTACGCCTCGCTTGGGCTCACGGACGACGCCCGCCGGGCGTTCGATGAGATGCCTGTCAAGGACGCGGTCGTGTGGGCCACGGTGATCGGCGGGCTGGTCAGGTGGGGGCTGCTCGATGAAGCGCGGAGGCTCCTCATGCAGGCACCGGAGAGGAACGTGGTCTCATGGACTAGTTTGATTGCTGGGTACTCGCGTGCTGGCCGGCCTGCTGATGCCGTGTATTGCTTCAACTGCATGCTTTCAGATGGTGTCGAGCCGGATGAAGTCGCGGTGATTGGCGCTCTCTCGGCATGTTCGAAGCTCAAGAATTTGGATCTTGGACGATTGCTGCACTTGCTGGTTGGGAAGAAGAGGATCCGGATGACTGACAATCTTGTTGTTGCGCTCATTGACATGTATGCCAAATGTGGTGACATTGCCCAAGCACAGGCGGTCTTTGACGCTGTGGGAAGGGGCCAAAAGCCTGAGCCATGGAATGCTATCATTGACGGGTACTGCAAGCTTGGCCATGTTGATATTGCAAGGTCTTTGTTTGATCAAATGGGCGCCCGTGATGTCATCACATTCAACTCGATGATCACTGGATACATCCACAGTGGCCGGCTTAGAGACGCATTACAGTTGTTCATGCAGATGAGGAGACACGGCATGCGTGCTGATAATTTTACCGTGGTGACCCTTCTCACTGCTTGTGCGAGCTTAGGTGCACTGCCACAGGGCAGGGCTTTGCATGCTTCAATCGAACAGAGGATAGTAGAGGAAGATGTCTACCTTGGAACTGCACTTGTGGACATGTACATGAAATGTGGGAGGGTGGATGAGGCAACCGCTGTGTTCCATCGCATGGGTGAAAGAGACATTCACACTTGGAGTGCCATGATCACAGGTCTTGCATTCAATGGGATGGGTAAGGATGCTCTGGAGTCTTTCCGCCAGATGAAGCGTGATGGTTTTCTGCCCACCTCAGTTACCTACATTGCTGTTCTGACTGCATGCAGCCACTCGAGTCTGCTTAATGAAGGCCGTCTGCACTTCAACGAGATGAGATCGTTGCACAAATTACACCCTCAAGTTGAGCATTATGGCTGCATGATAGATTTGCTTGCTCGCAGTGGGCTCTTGGATGAAGCTATGCATCTTGTTCAGACCATGCCAATGCAACCAAATGCCGTCATATGGGGCTCCATCTTGAGTGCTTGCAGAGTCCACAAAAACATTGACCTAGCCAGACATGCTGCGGAGCATCTTCTGAAGTTAGCGCCTGAGGAGGATGCTGTCTATGTCCAGTTGTATAACATATACATAGACTCTAGACAATGGGTAgatgcaaaaagaataaggatGTTGATGGAAGAACAGGGAGTTAAGAAAACGGCAGGTTACAGCTCAATTACTGTGGCTGGGCAGGTACACAAGTTTGTTGTCAATGACCAATCACATCCTCGGACATTAGAGATCATCACGATGATGGAGGAAATTGCACGCAGGCTAAAGTCTGCGGGTTATTCTCCAGCTACGTCAATGATAGCAGTGGACGTTGACGAGGAAGAGAAAGAACAGGCACTTTTAGCACACAGTGAGAAGATAGCCATTGCTTTTGGTCTCATTAGCCTTCCACCGAACTTACCGATTCATATCATGAAGAACCTGAGAGTCTGTGAGGACTGCCACTCTGCAATCAAGTTAATCTCTCAGCTTTGGAACCGGGAAATCATTGTTAGAGATCGGAGTAGGTTCCACCATTTCCGAGATGGAGCATGTTCTTGCAATGATTTTTGGTGA
- the LOC136525324 gene encoding probable non-specific lipid-transfer protein 2, giving the protein MGKQATALALLCVVLLAATVDDAAAASCNPSALSACAGALFGGAVTPRCCASLRAQQPCLCQYKRDPTYRGYVNGPVAQSVTRACGLPMMKC; this is encoded by the coding sequence ATGGGCAAGCAGGCGACGGCGCTGGCGCTGCTGTGCGTCGTCCTGCTCGCGGCGACGGTggacgacgcggcggcggcgtcgtgcaACCCGTCGGCGCTGAGCGCGTGCGCGGGCGCGCTGTTCGGCGGGGCGGTGACGCCGCGGTGCTGCGCGTCGCTGCGGGCGCAGCAGCCGTGCCTCTGCCAGTACAAGCGCGACCCGACGTACCGCGGCTACGTCAACGGCCCCGTCGCGCAGAGCGTCACCCGCGCCTGCGGCCTCCCCATGATGAAGTGCTGA
- the LOC136529168 gene encoding uncharacterized protein: MEGSFQLNPNASPFIPGSLGSFAHKALEKQGGSSSKGEASGSNFDPSQHEENDIDELALANMVFSMFPNVSTDFIDELLKANDFDINLTADMLHELNSQDMLHDDAEATNDLHNDQGVPGADYHNAEVSESSSKMSQDLQNEKSATSDVKSVLPKFSEINLLHNDLGLPDDEKSAGTSVAK; this comes from the exons ATGGAAGGATCGTTCCAGTTGAATCCAAACGCCAGCCCTTTCATACCTGGATCGCTGGGTTCATTTGCACACAAAGCCCtagaaaaacaaggag GGTCATCATCAAAGGGAGAGGCTTCTGGTAGCAATTTTGATCCTTCGCAGCATGAGGAAAATGACATTGATGAACTTGCTCTAGCGAACATGGTCTTTTCAATGTTCCCAAATGTCTCTACAGATTTCATTGATGAGTTACTCAAGGCAAATGATTTTGACATAAATCTGACTGCTGATATGCTTCATGAGCTGAACTCACAAGATATGCTTCATGATGATGCTGAGGCTACCAATGACCTTCATAACGACCAG GGTGTACCTGGTGCTGATTACCACAATGCTGAGGTGTCTGAGAGTAGCAGCAAGATGAGTCAAGATCTGCAGAATGAGAAGTCAGCAACTTCTGATGTGAAATCTGTGCTGCCAAAGTTCTCAGAGATCAATTTGCTTCACAACGACCTG GGCCTGCCTGATGATGAGAAGTCAGCGGGGACTTCTGTTGCAAAGTGA